The Thermodesulfovibrionales bacterium genome segment CACGGACATGGACAACACCGACAAGATCGTCAAGTCCATAGGGGAGTGCAGGAAGATGTCGATCGATATCCTGCCGCCTGACATCAATGAGAGCGGGAGGGAATTCAGGGTGATCGGAACGTCGATTCGCTTCGGACTCGAGGCGGTCAAGGGGGTCGGTTCGGCTGCCATTGAATCGATTCTTGAGGCGAGAGAGAAGGAAGGGCCTTTCAGATCTCTCGAGGATTTTCTCCAGAGAATGGACGGCAAGAAGGCCAACAAGAAGGTTGCCGAGAGCCTCATCAAGGCCGGGGCCTTTGACTCCCTCGGAACGCACAGGGCCGAGGCCATGACTTTCCTGGATTCCTCAGGCGGTTCGTCGAGAGTCGGCAGCCTCTTCGGTCAGGATGATCCGGGCAGGAGGGAGATTTCACGATGGGACGAAATGGAGACCCTGAGAAATGAGAAAGAGACCCTTGGGTTTTACATTACCGGACATCCCCTCACGAAATACCGCGAGGTGACCTCGGCGTTGCAGGTACGGAGATTATCTGATCTTGAGGCTGTTGCCGACAAGGAGGAGGTCCAGGTTGCTGGGGTAGTGAGCGCAATCAAGAAGATAAAGACCAAAGGAAAGGCCGAGACTATGGCATACCTCACCCTCGAAGACGAGGACGGGAGCGTTGATGTCCTGGTCTTCCCCGAGATGTACAGGAACATGGCCGAAATCCTGAACAAGGAGAGTCTCCTCGCGGTGAAGGGGACGGCAGATAAAACCGAAAAGGGCATCAAGATCATATCCAAGGAGATTTCACCGCTCCAGGATCTTATATCAAACAGGGGCCCCCAGAAAGTGGAAGTGACGATCAAAGCACCTGCCATGCCTGAAGACCTCAAGAGTCTGAAGGAGCTCTTGTCCTCCTATAATGGGAAAAAGGGCAGATGCCAGCTCTACCTCAGGATCGAAGCCGGGGGAGCCCTCGTTGATATCGCCACAGGATTGTCTGTTGAACCGTCCTCTGATCTCATCGGGCGCGTTGAAGGGCTCATCGGGAAGGGAACGGTAAAGATCAGCTAAGATGACAGGGCGGAAGAGAGGATGGACCATGAAGATCTCTGTCGCCGAGTCATCTGTGCGGTCTTGAACGCCGGGTTGGCTGATGAGATACTATCTCGACTTCGAAAAACCGATTGAAGAGCTCGAGACAAAGATCGATGAGCTGAAGCGTCTGTCTGACGGCAAGGATATCGATATCACCGCTGAGATCAGGAAACTTGACAAGAAGGTGAAGGACCTCAGGTCAGAGATATTCGTGAACCTCACTCCCTGGCAGAAGACAATGATAGCGAGACATCCTGACAGACCCTATACCCTCGATTACATTGCTCTTCTCGTTGAAGATTTTATGGAACTCCACGGGGACAGGCGGTTTGCCGATGATCCTGCCATTGTCGGGGGAGTGGGGAAGATCAGGGGCGTGCCCTTCATGATCATAGGTCATCAAAAGGGGCGGGGGACGAAGGAGCGCATATACAGGAATTTCGGCCAGCCCCATCCCGAGGGTTATCGAAAGGCCTTGAGACTCATGAAGCTTGCAGAGAGATTCAAGGTGCCGATCCTGACGTTCATTGACACCCCGGGAGCATATCCCGGCATCGGTGCCGAGGAGAGAGGGCAGGCCGAGGCGATTGCGAACAATCTCATGGAGATGTCCAGGATCAAGAGACCGATCATATCCATCGTGATAGGAGAAGGGGGAAGCGGCGGCGCCATTGCCCTTGGCGTTGCCGACAGGGTCTATATGCTCGAGCATTCCGTTTATTCGGTCATATCTCCCGAGGGGTGTGCTGCCATCCTTTGGAAAAAAAACGGGGAACTGGGTTACGAGGACTACGAGAAGGCGGCGCAGGCCCTCAAACTCACTGCCCATGACCTTCTCAGGTTCAAAGTGATCGACGATGTTATACCTGAACCGCTCGGTGGTGCGCACAGGGACTATGAAGCCATTTCACAGAAGATAGCCGATTCTGTCATAAGGGCCTTTGACGACCTGAAATCAAAGACGCCGGCTAAACTCGTTGAGGACCGGTACAGAAGATTTCGGAAGATCGGCACCATCGAGACCGCTGAACGGGAAAGGGCCAGTCATGCCGGAAGTTGAATTGCCGAAGACTGATGAGCTTGAGGAGATTCGGGGAAAGGGATTTACGAAGCGCGTTGCCCTCAGTACGGCGATTGTTGCTGT includes the following:
- a CDS encoding acetyl-CoA carboxylase carboxyltransferase subunit alpha encodes the protein MRYYLDFEKPIEELETKIDELKRLSDGKDIDITAEIRKLDKKVKDLRSEIFVNLTPWQKTMIARHPDRPYTLDYIALLVEDFMELHGDRRFADDPAIVGGVGKIRGVPFMIIGHQKGRGTKERIYRNFGQPHPEGYRKALRLMKLAERFKVPILTFIDTPGAYPGIGAEERGQAEAIANNLMEMSRIKRPIISIVIGEGGSGGAIALGVADRVYMLEHSVYSVISPEGCAAILWKKNGELGYEDYEKAAQALKLTAHDLLRFKVIDDVIPEPLGGAHRDYEAISQKIADSVIRAFDDLKSKTPAKLVEDRYRRFRKIGTIETAERERASHAGS